From one Dyella sp. 2HG41-7 genomic stretch:
- a CDS encoding tyrosine-type recombinase/integrase: MLTLPQIRNSKPQSKPYKKADGLGLTLLVQPDGSKLWRFRYRFAGKEQMLSLGQWPEVSLAEAREARDDARMQLRGGLNPGAVRKQTKAQAKVAAANSFRAVAEEWIELNRGKWRATHVVRVQSQLDRDILPSLGDRPISNISPAEVLAVAKRVEGRDALDQAKRCLQRVASIFALGVRTLRCETNPARELVGVIRTRKVQHRAALTFDQLPDYLERLENVGAGAETKGALEFLLLTATRSGETRGMRWSEVDMVKDLWRIPGDRTKTGMEHLVPLSRQAKAILERMQPLTGDGELVFPSPVKKNEPLHANALLAALRRMGYETGDITAHGFRATFSTTLNELGHNPDVIERALAHVPKDKIRAAYHRSQYLEERRVLLQAWADMIDAKRTGANVVPIRRVV; encoded by the coding sequence AAGAAAGCGGATGGACTTGGGCTCACTCTGCTAGTTCAACCCGATGGCTCGAAGCTTTGGCGCTTCCGCTATCGGTTCGCGGGCAAGGAACAAATGCTCAGCTTGGGGCAATGGCCGGAGGTGTCGCTCGCAGAGGCGCGTGAGGCGCGCGACGATGCGCGTATGCAACTACGTGGTGGTTTGAACCCCGGCGCCGTACGAAAACAAACGAAGGCACAGGCGAAGGTCGCGGCCGCCAATTCGTTTCGCGCTGTCGCCGAGGAGTGGATCGAGCTCAATCGGGGCAAGTGGCGTGCAACGCATGTCGTACGTGTGCAATCACAACTCGACCGCGACATTCTCCCGTCGCTTGGCGATCGACCGATAAGCAACATCTCGCCTGCCGAAGTGCTGGCGGTCGCAAAGCGCGTGGAGGGCAGGGACGCGCTCGATCAGGCGAAACGTTGTCTGCAGCGGGTAGCGTCCATCTTTGCGCTTGGCGTGCGCACGTTGCGGTGCGAGACGAATCCGGCACGAGAACTTGTCGGCGTGATTAGGACACGCAAAGTGCAGCATCGCGCAGCACTCACCTTTGATCAGTTGCCCGATTACCTTGAGCGCTTGGAGAACGTCGGTGCCGGTGCCGAAACAAAAGGTGCCCTCGAATTCCTTCTCCTCACCGCGACACGCTCTGGCGAGACTCGCGGCATGCGCTGGTCTGAGGTCGACATGGTTAAAGACCTTTGGCGCATCCCTGGCGATCGCACGAAGACCGGGATGGAGCACCTCGTCCCGTTGAGCCGCCAAGCGAAAGCCATCCTGGAACGCATGCAGCCGCTCACTGGCGACGGGGAGCTGGTCTTTCCAAGTCCGGTGAAGAAGAACGAACCCCTGCACGCTAACGCGCTCCTGGCAGCTCTACGTCGGATGGGGTACGAAACAGGCGACATCACCGCGCACGGTTTCCGCGCCACATTCAGCACCACCCTAAACGAACTGGGGCATAACCCAGACGTGATCGAGCGCGCGCTGGCACATGTTCCGAAAGACAAGATCCGCGCGGCTTACCATCGCTCCCAATATCTTGAGGAGCGGCGAGTGCTCCTGCAGGCATGGGCGGACATGATCGATGCAAAGCGCACCGGTGCCAATGTGGTGCCGATCCGCCGGGTGGTTTGA
- a CDS encoding helix-turn-helix transcriptional regulator gives MTFRIQSQFDAYSLTGTYWPTGGTESGSIGSSEIEPVAVAVPPAIESRSIVPQSVESLRDSDGFISGDDLMASLELMPEEEADANRWVGEAFYGDKLVTIKSLRLSAGLSQSQLAEKMFTSQSHISRIESGTENISWDVAIKLKNGLSVDMNLLEVALENQRAR, from the coding sequence ATGACCTTTCGCATCCAATCACAATTCGATGCATACAGTCTTACCGGGACTTACTGGCCGACGGGTGGGACTGAAAGCGGCTCGATCGGTTCAAGTGAAATTGAGCCAGTGGCCGTTGCTGTGCCGCCGGCTATCGAGTCACGTTCAATCGTTCCGCAATCAGTCGAGTCGCTCAGAGACAGTGACGGATTCATAAGCGGCGATGACCTGATGGCGTCCCTTGAGCTGATGCCGGAAGAAGAAGCAGACGCGAATCGTTGGGTTGGCGAAGCTTTCTATGGAGATAAGCTAGTGACCATCAAGTCATTGCGTCTGAGCGCAGGTTTGTCGCAAAGCCAGTTGGCAGAAAAAATGTTTACAAGCCAGTCCCATATTTCTCGAATTGAAAGTGGGACAGAAAACATTTCTTGGGATGTTGCGATCAAGCTTAAGAATGGCCTTTCCGTGGACATGAATCTTCTGGAAGTGGCGCTCGAAAATCAGCGAGCGAGATAA
- a CDS encoding ash family protein, protein MSASRRACGQPSGWPVSFGAGSPTRRSATLPQWQGGPSTVEGKQMNARANTTIAREFLSLNARYCIDPSSEAGELACDAGCLLEGVIHTIQAVIDGMSDKTSDMAANAERQVPCMLFGIKYQLEMVKNIAETLEHSTFIDTP, encoded by the coding sequence ATGTCCGCTTCACGGCGGGCCTGCGGGCAGCCTTCGGGCTGGCCGGTTTCCTTTGGTGCCGGTTCGCCAACCCGCAGGTCTGCCACCTTGCCGCAATGGCAAGGTGGTCCATCAACCGTGGAGGGAAAACAAATGAACGCACGCGCAAACACCACCATCGCCAGAGAGTTCTTGTCGCTCAATGCGCGGTATTGCATAGATCCGTCTTCGGAAGCCGGCGAGCTGGCATGTGATGCCGGCTGTCTGTTGGAAGGTGTGATCCACACTATTCAAGCGGTTATCGACGGAATGTCGGACAAGACCAGCGATATGGCTGCAAATGCCGAAAGGCAAGTGCCCTGCATGTTGTTTGGAATTAAGTACCAGCTGGAAATGGTGAAAAACATTGCAGAGACGCTCGAACATTCGACGTTCATCGACACTCCATAA
- a CDS encoding AlpA family phage regulatory protein: MFNDVRYWTKGNDMALQLPETGYLRLPQIVGKPASESSPAIPAIIPVSKSTWWAGIRSGRYPKPVKLGERITAWRIEDIRALIEQAAA; encoded by the coding sequence ATGTTCAACGACGTCCGATATTGGACGAAGGGAAATGACATGGCGCTGCAACTCCCGGAAACAGGCTATCTTCGCTTGCCGCAAATTGTAGGCAAGCCCGCCAGCGAATCTTCTCCGGCCATTCCGGCCATCATCCCGGTCAGCAAGTCCACCTGGTGGGCTGGCATTCGCTCTGGCCGCTATCCCAAACCCGTCAAACTGGGCGAACGCATCACCGCGTGGCGCATCGAAGACATCCGCGCATTGATTGAGCAGGCCGCGGCATGA
- a CDS encoding toprim domain-containing protein: MRATEIAQRLSAQVDGVVRLLLPNGKRVGQEWRVGSADGEAGGSLGVHLTGDKAGVWSDFSTGEGGDLIGLWMACKKLTLRDACKEALDYLGIREDRIDPPVKRYSRPVRDGVKRLAPEHMTWLADERKIATETIDAYRLATRDGWLMFPYLRDGDLIAAKYRKLPKSFRQDADCEPCLFGWQAIADDARSVIITEGELDAMAWHTYGFPALSVPMGGGGGAKQGWIATEFDRLAIYDTIYLSLDGDGPGQQAEREIAERLGRERCRIVRLPHKDANDCLIRNVPVGDMAAALRDARTLDPSELKPAADFEDAVWSEFTRVDDGLRLPWKKTHELLLLRAGETSIWAGMNGHGKSAVISQIVGDLTTHDVRCCVASMEFRTPVWLMRMARQIAGTPHPTEAYIRAIVRALKGQLWAFDVAGSAKSQRILEVFRYARRRYDIELFVIDNLTKCGFDDDDYAGQKRFVEELSDFARLESTHVAIVAHMRKGEGEDHPAGKMAVKGSGGITDMADTVIEVWRNKPLERALERFERDNTPVPDRIGNASTYLNVLKQRATGNEPSIALWFDKGTTQFLAASDHTPRSMLPFSAVPAVTPVGGTT; this comes from the coding sequence ATGCGTGCGACGGAAATTGCACAGCGACTATCTGCACAGGTCGACGGCGTGGTTCGTCTCCTGCTCCCAAACGGCAAACGTGTCGGTCAAGAATGGCGCGTAGGCTCCGCAGACGGCGAAGCTGGCGGTTCGCTCGGTGTGCACCTCACTGGCGACAAGGCAGGGGTATGGAGTGATTTCAGCACAGGGGAGGGTGGCGACTTAATCGGTTTGTGGATGGCCTGTAAGAAGCTCACGCTCCGAGACGCCTGCAAGGAAGCGCTGGATTACCTCGGTATCCGCGAGGACCGCATCGACCCGCCAGTCAAACGCTATAGCCGCCCCGTACGCGATGGCGTGAAGCGGTTGGCGCCCGAACACATGACCTGGCTGGCCGACGAGCGGAAAATTGCTACGGAGACGATTGACGCCTATCGACTCGCCACCCGCGACGGATGGCTGATGTTCCCGTACCTGCGTGACGGAGATCTGATCGCTGCCAAGTACCGCAAGCTTCCGAAATCATTCCGTCAGGACGCCGACTGCGAACCGTGCCTGTTCGGTTGGCAAGCCATCGCCGATGACGCACGCAGTGTGATCATCACGGAAGGTGAGTTGGATGCGATGGCCTGGCACACGTACGGCTTCCCGGCATTGTCCGTGCCGATGGGCGGTGGCGGTGGCGCGAAGCAGGGATGGATTGCAACCGAGTTCGATCGGCTGGCGATATACGACACGATTTATCTCTCCCTGGATGGTGACGGTCCCGGCCAGCAGGCGGAGCGAGAGATTGCCGAACGACTCGGACGCGAACGTTGCCGGATCGTGCGACTGCCGCACAAGGACGCCAACGACTGTCTGATACGTAACGTGCCGGTCGGGGACATGGCTGCTGCGCTCCGCGATGCCCGCACCCTGGATCCGTCCGAACTGAAGCCCGCGGCGGATTTCGAGGATGCCGTTTGGAGCGAATTCACCCGCGTGGACGATGGATTGCGCTTACCGTGGAAAAAGACTCACGAGCTGTTGCTGCTTCGCGCAGGGGAAACCTCAATCTGGGCCGGCATGAATGGACACGGCAAAAGTGCCGTCATCTCTCAAATAGTCGGCGACCTGACCACTCATGACGTCCGGTGTTGCGTCGCCTCGATGGAGTTCCGTACACCGGTCTGGCTGATGCGCATGGCGCGGCAGATCGCCGGTACGCCGCATCCGACCGAGGCTTATATCCGAGCGATCGTACGCGCACTCAAGGGGCAGCTCTGGGCTTTCGATGTCGCCGGGTCTGCCAAATCCCAACGCATCCTAGAGGTGTTCAGGTATGCCCGCCGGCGCTACGACATCGAGCTGTTTGTCATCGACAACCTGACCAAGTGCGGTTTCGATGATGACGACTACGCAGGGCAAAAGCGTTTCGTCGAGGAACTATCAGACTTCGCTCGATTGGAATCCACACACGTCGCGATCGTTGCTCATATGCGCAAGGGCGAAGGTGAGGATCATCCTGCCGGCAAAATGGCAGTGAAGGGATCCGGCGGCATCACCGACATGGCGGACACCGTCATCGAGGTCTGGCGCAACAAGCCACTTGAGCGCGCACTGGAGCGGTTTGAACGTGACAACACACCAGTACCCGATCGCATAGGTAACGCCAGCACTTATCTCAACGTGCTGAAACAGCGTGCCACCGGAAACGAACCCTCGATCGCATTGTGGTTCGACAAAGGCACGACCCAATTTCTCGCGGCATCCGATCACACGCCTCGGTCGATGTTGCCGTTTTCGGCGGTGCCTGCGGTAACGCCGGTCGGAGGCACCACATGA
- a CDS encoding phage tail length tape measure family protein, with product MSVSPDEIKVLLTADASQLQAGMAEATAATTSAVQAQMSAFGELDALLGGHTETLEQLAAQEQALDTLQQAGLVSAEELTTAFSALNAAELQLTATTETAAAAQAVQNDAMNLSGGAARELGVMIGELARGNYTRLEGSTITLANRTGLLGAALNALTSPIGIAIAAAAALGYEVYETEQHFEDMDRAVLATGGSVGVTAGQMVALSDQIAVSTHNYTEAREAVQQLAESGRFAGQNFELVATAAAEMANLTGESIRRCVTEMEKLQEDPLKAAAALNDQYHFLTASTYAQMEAAVKQGDTMGAAAIAFEAFATTMQQRTDTLTQHANILARAWQDVKQQFSQSMEFLNVQLGGGDAAAQLTVRLRELNDMIKTYSAESSHGFGSSVTTDQLQRQTQVVQQLTAEVNKQKATAAAVGDSAQKSAAQIDQMEKAFKRAGGDRSAAEQDKQDLEEMQVARTVSLGEEKAYWEMIESTAQEGSAEYRQAIQQLIEIKRKQAEADKEAARQATEAQKQRDAAIMDGLEEERAATQENTAARIQADNKVLQSAIQMYGIRTSQARSALNQMLADERSYEKAGAQAAQQARDQQAAILKTNVADQMAADQQKLQSIQEMFRTGEISAQQYLAASRTINQEELSAFAQYIAQKTALDQGSVKALEKDAQDWVTGSNAILKQYERSNADVGKAVEQDWERTSKSIANSVGRGFTQILFSNQSMNQKLAQEAQQLSETLVQNVVTKVVQKFIEGEVQKTAAAAAGAAQRDAVQSTSALAGLAQLADADETQILNAAKTAAANTYAATSSIPIVGPILAPLAAGAAFVAVEAYANLSSAAGGWDDIPADQLAMVHKNEMILPAHIADYVRTAAQGPQFSAGPAASSDFGMQAAVSHQQRQSEALAAQYGSHAAAGNSGAAGSSGATSQTIHVHANDPKSFGQMLQRDPNAFAKAARRAMNPGGRRR from the coding sequence ATGAGTGTTAGTCCTGATGAAATAAAAGTTCTGTTGACCGCCGACGCTTCGCAGCTGCAGGCGGGCATGGCGGAGGCTACGGCTGCCACGACGAGCGCCGTACAAGCGCAGATGTCGGCATTCGGAGAGTTGGATGCGTTGCTGGGAGGCCATACCGAAACGCTGGAACAGCTTGCCGCTCAAGAACAGGCGCTCGATACATTGCAGCAAGCCGGACTGGTCTCTGCCGAAGAGCTGACCACCGCATTCTCAGCGCTCAATGCTGCCGAGTTGCAACTGACTGCCACAACCGAAACGGCAGCCGCCGCACAAGCAGTCCAAAACGACGCAATGAACCTCTCGGGCGGCGCGGCTCGCGAGCTTGGTGTGATGATCGGTGAGCTTGCACGGGGCAATTACACCCGATTGGAAGGGTCCACGATCACCCTCGCGAATCGCACTGGTTTGCTAGGGGCGGCGCTGAATGCGTTGACCAGTCCTATCGGCATTGCCATTGCCGCCGCAGCAGCGCTCGGCTACGAGGTCTACGAGACAGAGCAACACTTCGAGGACATGGACCGCGCCGTGCTCGCGACCGGCGGCAGCGTTGGGGTGACCGCCGGCCAGATGGTGGCACTCTCCGATCAGATCGCGGTGTCGACACACAACTACACGGAAGCGCGCGAAGCGGTGCAACAGCTGGCGGAGTCCGGGCGATTCGCTGGCCAGAACTTCGAACTGGTCGCGACGGCTGCCGCAGAAATGGCAAACCTGACCGGGGAGAGCATCCGTCGCTGTGTGACCGAGATGGAGAAGCTTCAGGAGGATCCGCTCAAAGCCGCCGCCGCGCTCAACGACCAGTATCACTTCTTGACGGCATCGACGTACGCGCAGATGGAAGCAGCCGTAAAGCAGGGCGACACCATGGGCGCCGCGGCGATCGCGTTCGAAGCCTTCGCGACCACGATGCAGCAGCGCACCGACACGCTGACACAACACGCGAACATCCTCGCGCGGGCTTGGCAGGACGTGAAGCAGCAGTTCTCGCAGAGCATGGAGTTTCTCAACGTCCAGCTTGGCGGCGGTGACGCGGCAGCACAGCTCACCGTGCGATTGCGCGAACTCAACGACATGATCAAGACCTACAGCGCGGAGTCCAGTCATGGCTTCGGGTCATCGGTGACGACGGACCAGCTGCAGCGCCAGACACAAGTTGTGCAGCAATTGACTGCCGAGGTGAACAAACAAAAGGCTACTGCCGCTGCGGTTGGTGACTCCGCGCAGAAGTCAGCCGCGCAAATCGATCAGATGGAGAAAGCGTTCAAACGGGCAGGCGGCGACCGCTCCGCAGCCGAGCAGGACAAACAAGACCTGGAGGAAATGCAGGTCGCACGCACCGTGTCCCTTGGCGAGGAGAAGGCCTACTGGGAGATGATCGAGTCGACGGCGCAGGAAGGGTCGGCTGAATATCGGCAGGCGATTCAGCAGTTGATCGAGATCAAGCGGAAGCAGGCGGAAGCCGACAAGGAAGCTGCACGGCAAGCGACCGAGGCGCAGAAGCAGCGTGACGCAGCCATCATGGACGGTCTGGAAGAGGAGCGGGCAGCGACGCAGGAAAACACCGCAGCGCGCATCCAGGCGGACAACAAGGTCCTGCAGAGCGCTATCCAGATGTACGGGATACGAACTTCGCAGGCGCGATCCGCGCTGAATCAAATGCTCGCGGACGAGCGATCGTACGAGAAAGCGGGCGCCCAGGCAGCGCAGCAAGCCCGCGACCAACAAGCTGCGATTCTCAAAACCAACGTCGCGGATCAGATGGCGGCGGACCAGCAAAAGCTCCAGTCGATCCAGGAGATGTTTCGCACCGGTGAGATCAGTGCCCAGCAATACCTGGCCGCTTCCAGGACGATAAATCAGGAGGAACTTAGCGCGTTTGCGCAATACATCGCGCAAAAAACCGCCCTGGACCAAGGCAGTGTCAAGGCGTTGGAGAAGGATGCGCAGGACTGGGTAACGGGATCGAATGCAATCCTGAAACAGTATGAGCGGAGCAACGCCGACGTAGGGAAGGCAGTCGAACAGGATTGGGAACGCACATCGAAGAGCATTGCCAATTCAGTTGGCCGCGGCTTCACGCAAATCCTTTTCAGCAATCAGAGTATGAACCAGAAGCTGGCGCAGGAAGCACAGCAACTATCCGAAACGCTCGTTCAGAACGTCGTCACTAAGGTGGTACAGAAGTTCATCGAGGGCGAAGTTCAGAAAACGGCCGCCGCCGCTGCCGGCGCCGCACAACGCGATGCGGTTCAATCGACTTCGGCGCTGGCGGGTTTGGCGCAGCTGGCGGATGCGGACGAAACGCAAATCCTCAACGCGGCGAAAACAGCGGCGGCAAATACCTATGCCGCGACATCGTCGATTCCAATTGTCGGTCCAATCCTGGCACCCCTTGCGGCCGGTGCCGCATTCGTCGCGGTCGAAGCGTACGCAAATCTTTCCTCTGCCGCTGGTGGTTGGGATGACATTCCTGCCGACCAACTCGCGATGGTTCATAAAAACGAGATGATCTTGCCGGCGCATATCGCAGACTACGTGCGCACCGCCGCACAGGGGCCTCAATTTTCTGCTGGCCCTGCGGCAAGTAGCGACTTTGGCATGCAAGCCGCCGTTTCACACCAACAAAGGCAGTCGGAAGCACTCGCAGCTCAGTATGGATCGCACGCCGCCGCTGGAAATTCAGGTGCCGCAGGCTCATCCGGGGCGACATCACAAACGATCCACGTCCACGCGAACGACCCGAAGAGTTTCGGGCAAATGTTGCAGCGTGATCCAAACGCCTTCGCCAAAGCCGCGCGACGAGCAATGAATCCCGGTGGTCGCAGGCGCTGA
- a CDS encoding DUF5681 domain-containing protein: protein MTEQKKKRAPKWQKGQSGNPAGRPKGIPNPQARLRKLIDVEAIIAKLQENAIKGNTRAAELLLERALPPLRSVAEPVELPGLSDAATLTAKAECIVSLTAEGKLSPDVATAMLSAIGQLAKATEIDELTRRLEALEKAHGQDN from the coding sequence ATGACGGAGCAGAAGAAAAAACGTGCACCAAAGTGGCAAAAGGGGCAGTCGGGTAATCCTGCCGGACGCCCCAAGGGCATCCCGAACCCCCAAGCCAGGTTGCGCAAATTAATCGACGTAGAAGCAATCATCGCGAAGCTGCAGGAGAACGCTATCAAGGGCAACACAAGGGCCGCTGAGCTCTTGTTGGAGAGAGCACTTCCACCGCTGCGGTCGGTCGCGGAGCCGGTCGAGCTCCCCGGCCTCAGTGATGCAGCGACGCTAACAGCAAAGGCGGAGTGCATTGTGTCCCTGACTGCAGAAGGAAAGTTGTCCCCAGACGTTGCCACAGCGATGCTTAGTGCCATTGGCCAACTCGCCAAAGCAACGGAGATCGATGAACTGACGCGTCGCTTGGAAGCACTGGAGAAGGCACATGGGCAAGATAACTAA